From a single Nostoc edaphicum CCNP1411 genomic region:
- a CDS encoding SUMF1/EgtB/PvdO family nonheme iron enzyme has product MAKNWAIAIGINQYDYLQPLNYAKRDALLMQEFLGNEAGFERIFFFSDDSPNVGGKSTRPNRANLRQVFLELFNKPFMEAGDNFWFFFSGHGIRHADRDYLMPCDGNPADIEETAIPINFIAERLRRCGADNVVLILDACRSLGTRAGEGIGRQTAEEARQQGVISIFSCSPQQYSYEIEALQQGAFTTALLEGLGIQGKCATVERLDQYLKFRVPELVRQHKNTKQTPYVIAEPVDKSHLILVPRYATLADIATLKNDAYQAEADRNLDLAEQLWIRVLAAASGQDTVAIKAIQRIERLRWERQEPSSPQIRPIIENSTKGISIVEKNPLKTFQFEVVTVDAQGNISNRRNQEAKYFEENLGNGVTLEMVQIPGGTFTMGSPEGEAERRDNESPLHQVTVPKFFMGKYAVTQAQYQAIMGSNPSRFKGEKRPVEQVTWDEAVEFCEKLSQKIGKTYRLPSEAEWEYACRAGTTTPFYFGETITTDLVNYNGKYPYGSAPKGEYRQQTIDVGKFPPNSFGLYDMHGNVYEWCEDVYNGNYIDAPTDGKPWLVGSDNNAKLLRSGSWIYTAWTCRSAYRDCFARPHRGNAVGFRVVAVALA; this is encoded by the coding sequence ATGGCAAAAAATTGGGCGATCGCGATCGGAATTAACCAGTATGATTATCTGCAACCGCTAAACTATGCCAAGCGGGATGCACTGTTAATGCAAGAGTTTCTGGGCAATGAGGCAGGATTTGAGCGGATATTCTTCTTTTCCGATGACTCTCCGAATGTTGGCGGAAAATCAACTCGCCCAAATCGGGCAAATTTGCGTCAAGTCTTCCTGGAATTATTCAACAAACCCTTCATGGAAGCAGGGGATAACTTTTGGTTCTTCTTCAGTGGTCATGGGATAAGACACGCTGACCGTGATTATCTCATGCCCTGTGATGGCAATCCAGCAGACATTGAAGAAACGGCAATTCCGATTAACTTCATTGCTGAACGCCTACGTCGCTGCGGCGCTGATAATGTTGTCTTGATTCTGGATGCTTGTCGTAGTCTAGGTACTCGTGCTGGCGAAGGAATTGGGCGACAAACGGCAGAAGAAGCACGTCAACAAGGAGTTATCAGCATATTTTCCTGTAGTCCACAGCAGTATTCTTATGAAATTGAGGCTTTACAACAAGGTGCTTTTACTACTGCATTACTAGAAGGGTTAGGAATTCAAGGTAAATGCGCTACTGTTGAACGATTGGATCAGTATCTCAAGTTTCGTGTGCCTGAACTGGTTCGCCAGCATAAAAATACAAAACAAACGCCTTATGTTATTGCTGAACCTGTGGATAAATCCCACCTAATACTTGTGCCACGATATGCAACTCTAGCAGATATCGCCACGCTGAAAAATGATGCTTACCAAGCGGAAGCCGACAGGAATTTAGATTTAGCAGAGCAATTATGGATTCGGGTATTAGCTGCGGCTTCAGGGCAAGATACGGTTGCAATCAAAGCAATTCAAAGAATTGAAAGATTGCGGTGGGAACGTCAAGAACCATCTTCACCACAAATTCGTCCTATTATTGAAAATTCCACTAAGGGAATATCTATAGTTGAAAAAAATCCTTTAAAAACCTTTCAATTTGAAGTAGTTACGGTAGATGCACAAGGTAATATCAGCAACCGCCGTAATCAGGAAGCGAAATATTTTGAAGAAAATTTAGGAAATGGTGTCACCCTCGAAATGGTGCAGATACCAGGGGGAACCTTTACGATGGGTTCGCCGGAAGGAGAAGCGGAACGACGAGATAATGAAAGTCCACTGCATCAAGTAACAGTTCCTAAGTTCTTCATGGGTAAATATGCAGTTACCCAGGCACAGTATCAAGCCATTATGGGCAGTAATCCTTCTAGGTTCAAAGGTGAGAAACGACCTGTAGAACAAGTTACTTGGGATGAGGCAGTAGAGTTTTGTGAAAAGTTGAGTCAGAAGATAGGAAAAACCTACAGGCTACCCAGTGAAGCGGAATGGGAATATGCTTGCCGCGCGGGAACAACTACACCGTTTTATTTTGGTGAAACGATTACCACAGATTTAGTTAACTACAATGGTAAATATCCTTACGGCTCTGCACCAAAGGGCGAATATCGTCAACAAACAATAGATGTAGGAAAATTTCCGCCTAATTCTTTCGGTTTATACGATATGCATGGTAATGTATATGAATGGTGTGAAGATGTGTATAATGGTAATTACATAGACGCACCAACAGATGGTAAACCGTGGTTAGTTGGTAGCGATAATAACGCAAAGCTGCTGCGTAGCGGTAGTTGGATCTACACTGCCTGGACTTGCCGTTCTGCCTATCGCGATTGCTTCGCGCGCCCGCATCGTGGCAACGCTGTTGGTTTTCGCGTGGTGGCGGTGGCTCTGGCGTGA
- a CDS encoding glycosyltransferase family 2 protein: MGETVFFSVVIPTYNRQPILEKCLRALEVQELSKPSSVTDYEIVLVDDGSTDGTLEWLAAHKEEFPHVRWFQQDHAGPAAARNLGVEQALGDTIIFIDSDLVVLKNFLQAHGNALVEGKEKLGSDRFFTYGAVINTCNFNNPTAEPYKVTDFSAAFFATGNVAIPKYWLENAGLFDTTFQLYGWEDLELGVRLKKLGLTLIKCPEAVGYHWHPAFNLEQIPRLIDQEIQRGRMGVLFYQKHPTWEVRMMIQMTWLHRLLWGILSLNGALNERTMAPLLQWLINLGKPQLALEIARIFLNWYNVKGVYEAYAQMQQAS; the protein is encoded by the coding sequence GTGGGTGAGACTGTGTTTTTCAGCGTTGTGATACCGACTTATAATCGCCAACCGATTTTAGAAAAGTGCCTCCGCGCCTTAGAGGTGCAGGAGTTGAGTAAGCCAAGTTCGGTTACTGATTACGAGATTGTTTTGGTAGATGATGGTTCTACTGATGGCACATTGGAGTGGTTGGCTGCACACAAAGAGGAGTTTCCTCATGTGCGCTGGTTTCAACAAGATCATGCTGGCCCAGCTGCGGCCCGGAATTTGGGAGTAGAACAGGCACTGGGAGACACAATTATCTTTATTGATAGTGATTTAGTGGTGCTGAAGAATTTCCTGCAAGCTCATGGTAACGCGCTAGTGGAGGGGAAAGAGAAATTAGGGAGCGATCGCTTTTTCACTTACGGTGCAGTTATTAATACTTGCAATTTCAACAATCCAACGGCTGAACCCTACAAAGTCACAGATTTTTCAGCAGCCTTTTTTGCTACGGGAAATGTAGCGATTCCTAAGTATTGGTTAGAGAATGCCGGACTTTTTGATACCACCTTTCAACTCTATGGCTGGGAAGATTTAGAATTAGGTGTGCGGCTGAAAAAATTAGGTTTGACACTAATTAAATGTCCAGAAGCCGTCGGCTATCACTGGCATCCAGCATTTAACTTAGAGCAAATTCCCCGATTGATTGACCAAGAAATTCAACGCGGACGCATGGGAGTTTTATTTTATCAAAAACATCCCACATGGGAAGTAAGAATGATGATTCAAATGACTTGGCTGCATCGCTTACTTTGGGGAATTTTGTCACTTAATGGTGCGTTAAATGAACGGACAATGGCTCCGTTGTTGCAATGGCTAATTAATTTAGGTAAACCGCAATTAGCTTTAGAAATTGCTCGAATTTTCCTCAACTGGTACAACGTGAAGGGTGTTTATGAAGCCTATGCTCAAATGCAGCAAGCATCGTGA
- a CDS encoding PhoX family protein: MKGRFHPKNNLTLNPSGNESIRDVIDRVSLSRRRFIMTAVGTSVLTVLGDVSIGGFLQSVDAAPIPKGTGFAGIGFKSIPPNLLNPATGFLEKDLVSVPEGYTAKVLIAWGDPIAPGGPTWLPDASQDAAAQEKQFGMHNDGMHYFPLQPGNVVGRTVSSQARSLRGFLNQPINTGLLCVNHEYTQESILHPDGLDVVTIAKVRKSQAAHGVSVVEISKNGNEWTFNRNSSYGRRITGNTEMRVSGPAAGNALLKSKKFNITPTGSVDTGTLNDGYTAYGTLNNCANGYTPWGTYLTCEENWNGYFANPTGDVAAIPGIEKSDILAGQNRYGVSTSSSYRWPEVDPRFDASTNPLEPHLFGWVVEIDPYNPQSKPVKRTALGRFKHESAQVVVDDNNRVAFYQGDDERNEYIYKFVCAQPLNPGNPAANRDLLDNGVLYVAKFNDNGTGKWIPLIYGQNGLTPENGFRSQAEVLIKTRQAGDRVGATMMDRPEWVAVRPRIGGYKEIEVYCTLTNNTRRGTTPVSSNQPDGTTAAGGARPAVNASNPRPDNRYGHIIRWREDGRSVTATTFKWDIFFEAGDKTRPEPNLQGNIKGDDLSSPDGLWFDDFGRLWVQTDHAGDGRGDLTNIGSNTMSCADPNTKQVRRFLTSPTDCEVTGVITTPDGKAMFVNIQHPGDGGTTSNPTLVSNWPNSQGYGPSGRPRSSTVVITRNDGGVIGGL; encoded by the coding sequence ATGAAAGGACGCTTTCACCCTAAAAACAATTTGACCCTCAACCCATCCGGTAACGAGTCAATTCGTGATGTGATTGACCGCGTTAGTTTGAGTCGGCGGCGGTTCATCATGACGGCTGTGGGTACATCAGTGCTAACTGTTCTGGGTGATGTTTCCATCGGTGGCTTTCTTCAAAGTGTTGATGCAGCGCCGATTCCCAAGGGAACTGGATTTGCTGGCATAGGCTTCAAGAGCATTCCACCGAATCTACTCAACCCAGCTACAGGATTTCTGGAAAAGGATCTTGTCAGTGTTCCTGAAGGTTATACAGCTAAAGTGCTGATTGCTTGGGGAGATCCGATCGCACCTGGTGGCCCAACTTGGCTACCAGATGCCTCCCAAGATGCCGCTGCTCAAGAAAAGCAGTTTGGTATGCACAATGATGGGATGCACTACTTCCCTTTACAGCCAGGGAATGTTGTTGGTCGGACAGTAAGTTCACAAGCAAGATCATTAAGAGGCTTTTTAAATCAGCCCATCAATACTGGTCTGCTGTGCGTCAACCATGAGTACACCCAGGAATCAATTTTGCATCCCGATGGTTTGGATGTAGTCACAATTGCCAAGGTACGGAAGTCTCAGGCTGCTCATGGCGTGTCTGTTGTAGAAATTTCCAAAAACGGCAATGAGTGGACTTTTAATCGCAATTCGTCTTATGGTCGCCGCATTACCGGCAACACCGAGATGCGAGTATCGGGGCCTGCGGCTGGCAATGCATTGTTGAAGTCGAAAAAGTTTAACATTACGCCAACTGGTTCTGTTGACACTGGCACACTCAACGATGGCTATACCGCTTATGGCACACTCAACAACTGCGCCAACGGCTACACACCTTGGGGCACTTACTTGACCTGTGAGGAGAACTGGAACGGCTACTTTGCTAACCCTACAGGGGATGTAGCTGCAATTCCAGGCATCGAAAAGTCTGATATCCTGGCAGGACAGAATCGCTACGGCGTTTCAACATCATCTAGCTATCGCTGGCCGGAAGTTGATCCACGCTTCGATGCCAGCACCAACCCACTCGAACCCCATTTATTCGGCTGGGTAGTTGAGATTGATCCCTACAATCCGCAAAGCAAACCAGTCAAGCGTACTGCCCTTGGTCGGTTCAAGCACGAGAGCGCTCAAGTTGTTGTTGACGACAATAACCGTGTTGCTTTCTATCAGGGTGATGACGAGCGCAACGAATATATCTACAAGTTCGTTTGTGCCCAACCTTTAAATCCCGGAAATCCTGCTGCTAACCGCGATTTGCTCGACAACGGTGTTCTGTACGTTGCTAAATTCAATGACAACGGTACTGGTAAGTGGATTCCTTTGATCTATGGTCAGAATGGTTTGACACCAGAGAATGGTTTCAGAAGCCAAGCGGAAGTACTCATTAAAACAAGACAAGCTGGTGATAGAGTCGGTGCAACCATGATGGATCGCCCAGAATGGGTAGCTGTACGTCCTCGGATTGGTGGATATAAAGAGATTGAAGTCTATTGCACACTGACTAATAATACTCGTCGTGGCACAACTCCAGTTTCCTCCAACCAGCCAGATGGCACAACAGCAGCAGGCGGTGCGCGTCCTGCCGTAAATGCTTCCAACCCACGTCCTGACAACCGTTACGGTCATATCATTCGCTGGCGCGAAGATGGACGCAGCGTTACAGCAACTACCTTCAAATGGGATATTTTCTTTGAAGCTGGCGACAAAACCAGACCTGAACCAAATCTTCAGGGCAACATTAAAGGTGACGACTTAAGTTCACCAGATGGTCTATGGTTTGACGACTTTGGCCGCCTCTGGGTTCAGACTGACCATGCAGGCGATGGTCGCGGTGACTTGACAAACATTGGTAGCAACACTATGTCATGTGCTGACCCCAACACCAAACAAGTTAGACGCTTCCTAACAAGCCCTACAGATTGTGAGGTAACTGGTGTGATCACTACACCCGATGGCAAAGCGATGTTTGTTAACATCCAGCACCCAGGTGATGGTGGGACTACCTCGAATCCCACGTTAGTGAGCAATTGGCCTAACAGTCAAGGTTATGGCCCATCAGGTCGCCCACGTTCATCAACGGTAGTAATTACTCGTAATGACGGTGGTGTTATTGGTGGTCTATAA